Proteins from one Cryptomeria japonica chromosome 4, Sugi_1.0, whole genome shotgun sequence genomic window:
- the LOC131040965 gene encoding uncharacterized protein LOC131040965 isoform X1, producing MGKDERRKKKEGRRGAHQAAAEEQTEDEEEQRLRPRSRSRPRHSDRNNKHKLKLVLKLTRSYPSSSLQRTNSSSSSLAARGEADAEGEVEAEGSAGPLEGESSGTSGETDGDGNVAQRLPPALQSISGPSSSLEEDDASGDGDDDEDEDDDDDNDNDNDDEDDDNEEKPLKKRKLNAVPARTSVNGSRMSPEAVALRRTSRKAEKQNQSLEVTESVPGASLDPGSRTPMPEKKLVEFILDKLQKKDTYGVFSEPVDPEELPDYREVIKHPMDFGTIRKKLAKGDYACLEEFEKDVSLICTNAMHYNASITIYYKQARAIQELAKKKFESIRLDPERIEAEFNLASKTKPGYSYKKSRKPGHGRFQFEPASSDFSSGATLATFGDHSNWSNASLQDSSRLRRAATAERPGSADGLGSLSETKAEKLEDLQVFVAGSTHKAVAWRNGRRSLQLDENRRATYKPYNQVDNGNDAIFAMLDGEPKQLVPIGLRSEYPYAKSLAWFVSNAGPIAWKIAAQKIQRALPSGVPFGPGWVGEHESPSLYLSSQGRSAVLSGTSAAMPNVVGQSKVKSNTCADTPMIRVGELPKNLISECRSVPLTTQPSLVKQSVSNPTACQRPDNCRSSSNSVSDVNKNAGVNAASDMKVTMPSHEVKHGLVKAILPVATSNDLSLSNTKFGSEVTQSRLLEMVSRNNTHMHGLSLKQVDGSSPANNFQVKQSESMIRDGDGRGLGKEASDALKHACGPAETNAGMTRPNTSLHDYQAGCGAFQAPQATNSQGNNIQKSISLDNFMPSKMLVMHQRGSNMSANAPVFVNSPLLSTGPSIKRDDPTVQAWMQSQNAHLTDVDATSRNKVQVATNSYIEQHESQARKFSAIARLMPKEMQLDMARHALPQFSRFHSQNSAKLSNNNPVSCPTVESQGPKAVNPSYVQIPMGIESSKSQMHSWRGLPSQFLPEQSSDLSSSKPPDLNVGLQKPKSPARQSSGMLTDSQQPDLALQL from the exons ATGGGTAAAGATGAGCGGCGGAAGAAGAAGGAGGGGAGGAGAGGAGCACATCAGGCGGCGGCGGAGGAACAAACAGAAGACGAGGAAGAACAACGGCTCCGACCCCGCTCACGCTCACGCCCACGCCACTCCGACCGCAACAATAAGCACAAACTTAAGCTGGTTCTCAAACTCACACGCTCATATCCTTCTTCTTCACTCCAGCGCACTAACTCCTCTTCTTCTTCCCTGGCCGCTAGGGGAGAAGCAGATGCAGAAGGAGAAGTAGAAGCAGAAGGATCTGCAGGGCCACTGGAGGGGGAGTCTTCTGGTACATCAGGAGAAACGGATGGTGATGGCAACGTGGCGCAGCGGCTTCCGCCCGCCCTTCAGTCCATCTCAGGGCCTTCTTCTTCCTTGGAGGAGGACGATGCCtctggtgatggtgatgatgatgaggacgaggatgacgacgacgataatgataatgataatgatgatgaggatgatgataatGAGGAGAAGCCGCTTAAGAAGCGGAAGCTCAATGCGGTGCCCGCCCGCACCTCCGTTAATGGATCCCGGATGTCTCCGGAAGCCGTTGCCCTGCGGAGGACTTCTCGTAAG GCAGAAAAGCAAAACCAAAGTCTTGAAGTAACAGAATCAGTTCCAG GTGCGTCATTGGATCCAGGATCAAGGACGCCTATGCCAGAGAAGAAATTGGTCGAGTTCATCCTTGATAAGCTTCAAAA AAAAGATACCTATGGTGTGTTTTCTGAACCTGTTGACCCAGAAGAG CTTCCAGATTATCGTGAAGTCATAAAACATCCTATGGATTTTGGCACAATCCGGAAGAAGCTTGCTAAGGGAGACTATGCCTGCTTGGAAGAATTTGAG AAGGACGTCTCTTTGATATGTACCAATGCAATGCATTATAATGCATCAATTACTATCTATTACAAACAG GCACGTGCAATACAGGAGCTAGCAAAGAAAAAATTCGAGAGCATTAGGCTTGATCCAGAACGGATTGAAGCAGAATTTAATCTTGCTTCAAAAACGAAACCTGGATATTCTTATAAAAAATCTCGAAAGCCAGGGCATGGAAGATTTCAGTTTGAACCTGCTAGTTCTGATTTTTCCTCCGGGGCAACGCTGGCTACATTTGGAGACCATTCAAATTGGTCTAATGCATCTCTGCAAGACTCTTCTAGGTTACGAAGGGCTGCGACAGCTGAAAGGCCTGGAAGTGCAGATGGTCTTGGTTCCTTGAGTGAAACCAAAGCTGAGAAATTAGAAGACCTTCAAG TATTTGTTGCAGGTTCAACACACAAGGCAGTGGCTTGGAGAAATGGGAGAAGGTCTCTGCAGCTGGATGAAAATCGCCGGGCAACATACAAACCATATAACCAAGTGGATAATGGAAATGATGCAATATTTGCCATGCTGGATGGGGAGCCAAAGCAGCTAGTCCCT ATTGGACTTCGGTCAGAGTATCCTTATGCAAAGAGTCTTGCTTGGTTTGTTTCAAATGCTGGACCAATAGCATGGAAAATCGCAGCTCAGAAAATTCAGAGAGCTCTTCCCTCAGGTGTTCCATTTGGACCTGGATGGGTTGGTGAACATGAATCTCCCTCGCTTTATCTATCATCACAGGGGAGATCTGCAGTATTGTCAGGCACTTCTGCTGCGATGCCGAATGTTGTTGGCCAAAGCAAGGTGAAGTCAAATACCTGTGCTGATACTCCCATGATAAGAGTTGGAGAGCTTCCGAAGAACTTGATTTCAGAGTGCAGGTCTGTTCCATTAACTACTCAACCATCCTTAGTGAAACAATCGGTTTCCAATCCCACTGCATGTCAACGTCCAGATAATTGCCGTTCTAGTTCCAATAGTGTGTCTGATGTGAACAAAAATGCTGGAGTGAATGCTGCTAGTGATATGAAGGTTACAATGCCTTCCCATGAAGTAAAACATGGGCTAGTAAAGGCAATTCTGCCAGTTGCCACATCAAATGACCTATCCCTTTCAAATACCAAGTTTGGTTCAGAAGTAACTCAGTCCAGGTTGCTGGAAATGGTCTCGAGAAACAACACACATATGCATGGGCTTTCTCTAAAACAGGTTGATGGTTCAAGTCCTGCAAATAATTTTCAGGTAAAGCAATCTGAAAGCATGATACGTGACGGTGATGGTCGTGGTCTTGGTAAAGAAGCAAGTGATGCATTGAAGCATGCATGTGGTCCCGCTGAGACAAATGCTGGTATGACCAGACCAAATACTTCCCTTCATGATTATCAAGCTGGATGTGGAGCTTTTCAGGCTCCTCAAGCAACAAACAGTCAAGGGAATAACATTCAGAAATCAATTAGTTTAGACAATTTTATGCCTAGCAAGATGCTAGTTATGCATCAGAGAGGTTCCAATATGTCTGCAAATGCTCCAGTTTTTGTGAACTCTCCACTTCTGTCAACAGGACCATCAATAAAGCGAGATGATCCAACAGTGCAAGCATGGATGCAATCTCAAAATGCACATTTAACTGATGTAGATGCAACTTCTAGAAACAAAGTGCAGGTTGCAACAAACTCATATATTGAGCAGCATGAGTCCCAAGCAAGGAAATTTTCTGCCATTGCTCGTCTTATGCCAAAAGAGATGCAATTAGATATGGCACGGCATGCATTGCCACAGTTTAGCCGGTTCCATTCTCAGAATTCTGCAAAGTTATCTAATAATAATCCAGTATCATGCCCAACAGTTGAATCTCAGGGTCCAAAAGCAGTAAACCCTTCTTATGTGCAGATACCTATGGGAATTGAATCATCCAAGTCTCAAATGCACTCATGGAGAGGTCTACCTTCACAATTTCTTCCAGAGcaatcatcagatttgtcatcctCAAAACCACCTGACTTGAATGTAGGACTTCAGAAACCAAAGTCTCCAGCTCGGCAGTCTTCTGGAATGTTGACTGATTCCCAACAGCCTGATTTAGCTCTTCAGCTTTGA
- the LOC131040965 gene encoding uncharacterized protein LOC131040965 isoform X2: MGKDERRKKKEGRRGAHQAAAEEQTEDEEEQRLRPRSRSRPRHSDRNNKHKLKLVLKLTRSYPSSSLQRTNSSSSSLAARGEADAEGEVEAEGSAGPLEGESSGTSGETDGDGNVAQRLPPALQSISGPSSSLEEDDASGDGDDDEDEDDDDDNDNDNDDEDDDNEEKPLKKRKLNAVPARTSVNGSRMSPEAVALRRTSRKAEKQNQSLEVTESVPGASLDPGSRTPMPEKKLVEFILDKLQKKDTYGVFSEPVDPEELPDYREVIKHPMDFGTIRKKLAKGDYACLEEFEKDVSLICTNAMHYNASITIYYKQARAIQELAKKKFESIRLDPERIEAEFNLASKTKPGYSYKKSRKPGHGRFQFEPASSDFSSGATLATFGDHSNWSNASLQDSSRLRRAATAERPGSADGLGSLSETKAEKLEDLQGSTHKAVAWRNGRRSLQLDENRRATYKPYNQVDNGNDAIFAMLDGEPKQLVPIGLRSEYPYAKSLAWFVSNAGPIAWKIAAQKIQRALPSGVPFGPGWVGEHESPSLYLSSQGRSAVLSGTSAAMPNVVGQSKVKSNTCADTPMIRVGELPKNLISECRSVPLTTQPSLVKQSVSNPTACQRPDNCRSSSNSVSDVNKNAGVNAASDMKVTMPSHEVKHGLVKAILPVATSNDLSLSNTKFGSEVTQSRLLEMVSRNNTHMHGLSLKQVDGSSPANNFQVKQSESMIRDGDGRGLGKEASDALKHACGPAETNAGMTRPNTSLHDYQAGCGAFQAPQATNSQGNNIQKSISLDNFMPSKMLVMHQRGSNMSANAPVFVNSPLLSTGPSIKRDDPTVQAWMQSQNAHLTDVDATSRNKVQVATNSYIEQHESQARKFSAIARLMPKEMQLDMARHALPQFSRFHSQNSAKLSNNNPVSCPTVESQGPKAVNPSYVQIPMGIESSKSQMHSWRGLPSQFLPEQSSDLSSSKPPDLNVGLQKPKSPARQSSGMLTDSQQPDLALQL, encoded by the exons ATGGGTAAAGATGAGCGGCGGAAGAAGAAGGAGGGGAGGAGAGGAGCACATCAGGCGGCGGCGGAGGAACAAACAGAAGACGAGGAAGAACAACGGCTCCGACCCCGCTCACGCTCACGCCCACGCCACTCCGACCGCAACAATAAGCACAAACTTAAGCTGGTTCTCAAACTCACACGCTCATATCCTTCTTCTTCACTCCAGCGCACTAACTCCTCTTCTTCTTCCCTGGCCGCTAGGGGAGAAGCAGATGCAGAAGGAGAAGTAGAAGCAGAAGGATCTGCAGGGCCACTGGAGGGGGAGTCTTCTGGTACATCAGGAGAAACGGATGGTGATGGCAACGTGGCGCAGCGGCTTCCGCCCGCCCTTCAGTCCATCTCAGGGCCTTCTTCTTCCTTGGAGGAGGACGATGCCtctggtgatggtgatgatgatgaggacgaggatgacgacgacgataatgataatgataatgatgatgaggatgatgataatGAGGAGAAGCCGCTTAAGAAGCGGAAGCTCAATGCGGTGCCCGCCCGCACCTCCGTTAATGGATCCCGGATGTCTCCGGAAGCCGTTGCCCTGCGGAGGACTTCTCGTAAG GCAGAAAAGCAAAACCAAAGTCTTGAAGTAACAGAATCAGTTCCAG GTGCGTCATTGGATCCAGGATCAAGGACGCCTATGCCAGAGAAGAAATTGGTCGAGTTCATCCTTGATAAGCTTCAAAA AAAAGATACCTATGGTGTGTTTTCTGAACCTGTTGACCCAGAAGAG CTTCCAGATTATCGTGAAGTCATAAAACATCCTATGGATTTTGGCACAATCCGGAAGAAGCTTGCTAAGGGAGACTATGCCTGCTTGGAAGAATTTGAG AAGGACGTCTCTTTGATATGTACCAATGCAATGCATTATAATGCATCAATTACTATCTATTACAAACAG GCACGTGCAATACAGGAGCTAGCAAAGAAAAAATTCGAGAGCATTAGGCTTGATCCAGAACGGATTGAAGCAGAATTTAATCTTGCTTCAAAAACGAAACCTGGATATTCTTATAAAAAATCTCGAAAGCCAGGGCATGGAAGATTTCAGTTTGAACCTGCTAGTTCTGATTTTTCCTCCGGGGCAACGCTGGCTACATTTGGAGACCATTCAAATTGGTCTAATGCATCTCTGCAAGACTCTTCTAGGTTACGAAGGGCTGCGACAGCTGAAAGGCCTGGAAGTGCAGATGGTCTTGGTTCCTTGAGTGAAACCAAAGCTGAGAAATTAGAAGACCTTCAAG GTTCAACACACAAGGCAGTGGCTTGGAGAAATGGGAGAAGGTCTCTGCAGCTGGATGAAAATCGCCGGGCAACATACAAACCATATAACCAAGTGGATAATGGAAATGATGCAATATTTGCCATGCTGGATGGGGAGCCAAAGCAGCTAGTCCCT ATTGGACTTCGGTCAGAGTATCCTTATGCAAAGAGTCTTGCTTGGTTTGTTTCAAATGCTGGACCAATAGCATGGAAAATCGCAGCTCAGAAAATTCAGAGAGCTCTTCCCTCAGGTGTTCCATTTGGACCTGGATGGGTTGGTGAACATGAATCTCCCTCGCTTTATCTATCATCACAGGGGAGATCTGCAGTATTGTCAGGCACTTCTGCTGCGATGCCGAATGTTGTTGGCCAAAGCAAGGTGAAGTCAAATACCTGTGCTGATACTCCCATGATAAGAGTTGGAGAGCTTCCGAAGAACTTGATTTCAGAGTGCAGGTCTGTTCCATTAACTACTCAACCATCCTTAGTGAAACAATCGGTTTCCAATCCCACTGCATGTCAACGTCCAGATAATTGCCGTTCTAGTTCCAATAGTGTGTCTGATGTGAACAAAAATGCTGGAGTGAATGCTGCTAGTGATATGAAGGTTACAATGCCTTCCCATGAAGTAAAACATGGGCTAGTAAAGGCAATTCTGCCAGTTGCCACATCAAATGACCTATCCCTTTCAAATACCAAGTTTGGTTCAGAAGTAACTCAGTCCAGGTTGCTGGAAATGGTCTCGAGAAACAACACACATATGCATGGGCTTTCTCTAAAACAGGTTGATGGTTCAAGTCCTGCAAATAATTTTCAGGTAAAGCAATCTGAAAGCATGATACGTGACGGTGATGGTCGTGGTCTTGGTAAAGAAGCAAGTGATGCATTGAAGCATGCATGTGGTCCCGCTGAGACAAATGCTGGTATGACCAGACCAAATACTTCCCTTCATGATTATCAAGCTGGATGTGGAGCTTTTCAGGCTCCTCAAGCAACAAACAGTCAAGGGAATAACATTCAGAAATCAATTAGTTTAGACAATTTTATGCCTAGCAAGATGCTAGTTATGCATCAGAGAGGTTCCAATATGTCTGCAAATGCTCCAGTTTTTGTGAACTCTCCACTTCTGTCAACAGGACCATCAATAAAGCGAGATGATCCAACAGTGCAAGCATGGATGCAATCTCAAAATGCACATTTAACTGATGTAGATGCAACTTCTAGAAACAAAGTGCAGGTTGCAACAAACTCATATATTGAGCAGCATGAGTCCCAAGCAAGGAAATTTTCTGCCATTGCTCGTCTTATGCCAAAAGAGATGCAATTAGATATGGCACGGCATGCATTGCCACAGTTTAGCCGGTTCCATTCTCAGAATTCTGCAAAGTTATCTAATAATAATCCAGTATCATGCCCAACAGTTGAATCTCAGGGTCCAAAAGCAGTAAACCCTTCTTATGTGCAGATACCTATGGGAATTGAATCATCCAAGTCTCAAATGCACTCATGGAGAGGTCTACCTTCACAATTTCTTCCAGAGcaatcatcagatttgtcatcctCAAAACCACCTGACTTGAATGTAGGACTTCAGAAACCAAAGTCTCCAGCTCGGCAGTCTTCTGGAATGTTGACTGATTCCCAACAGCCTGATTTAGCTCTTCAGCTTTGA